The sequence ttatcaaaaaacaactttttttttttttttactaccAATTATggcaagaaaaaaaatttggcaTTTATGgcaataacaaaaaaaaatcttttttaatagtattaaaaattttttttttttaatatgccTATCCACTTTTTATGAAATATAATTTCTTATTTAATTCACACAGTAACACACCCACCTGTGTAAaacagattttttttattacgaTGTACTTCCACCCccccaatttttttttttttaatatattccCATCATTGGTATTGCTTCATaccatcaaaaaaattaattttattttaatgttttttaatattaaccaagttaaaataattttttattttttttttgatattttcacaagaaatttgtattttttccaatttttttttttttcaaattaatttatggTTTTATTGTTGGCggtatttcttttttattttttttttacacatattaaacaataataaaaataataataataataataataataataataataataataataataataataataataataataataataataataataataataataataatgaataataatgaataataatgaataataatgaaattctaTTTTGGAAAGTGTTTCAcaacaaatatttatttaatttaatatttgaaatcatGGAAAACAGTGAattattcaacaacaatgaaatcaattttttatttgataaagataaaagaattaaatttaaatatatttatagtttaaaatggatgattaaaaataaccaatttcaattattaaaatcaaaattaataaatgatgaaTATGTTTTTATTACCTACTCTAGTATCAGGCATTTAATCGAACtctatttaattaatgaaagtgaatataatggtaataataatattcaattattaagaAAGGAAGAATATTATtctaattataatatatataatatctctattaaaattgaattatttaaagaaatattacaattaatacttgaaaaaagagattataaatcattagatgatgataaaataatCCAATTAGCGTTATACCATGGTAGTTATGaagttattaaaatattatttgaatccttaaattatattaataataaaaataataataataaaaattataataataataataataataataataataataataataataataataataataataataataataataataataataataataatagtggtgatgatgataatactaaaataaataaagataaaactTTTGAATCATATACTATGGAATCATGGAATGGAGATGGTTTTTATGGTTTCAACAAAATGAGTATGACTGGAAACAGAGTTCATGGTATTACATTAGAGAATATTATGTTAGACCATCTTATATTAATAGgtcaacaacaagaacaacaaccaaatcaatttaatgaatatgtttcatttttcataaatAATAGGAATTGTAAAAAAAGGATTGGTGCAAAATTAGCAatagatttagaaaaattagaagtttcaacaaatttcaaaacaaattataaattattagattatatcaaaatcatatttgataaagaaattgaaaattttaataataacaataataataataaagataaattagaaatattatttgaatgtattaaattatataggGGAGAACATCCACCAttagaatcattattaaaacaaaatgatgatgaaactattcaagaattattaaaacaattaatcattttatcaaaatcaaaaacattatttgaattatatttatcaaaatatCATGATAATATAGGtgatgaattaatttcaattgataattttaaagaaattgcaATCGATTATTGCCTTTACAATTACATACcatcaatatttaaacaaattgaCTTCACCATAtatcatttaaaagtttaccatggcaataacaataaagcaaataaaataatatcaaatttaaaaagatcaATCGAATTCTTAAGACTCCttatatcaaaaataaattataaccATTGTTtgaatgaagaagaagaagaagaaaaagaagaagaagatggtgatgatgataatgattatgatgaagaagaagaagaagaaaaagaaggagaagaagaagaagaagaagaagaagaagaagaagaagaagaagaagaagaagaagaagaagaagaagaagaagaagaagaagaaggaaATCTATATATTAAAgatacaattttaaatataatgttACAAACTGATAAATCAACATATGAAGAATTATATAGTTTCAtaccaaataaatataaaaataatttaccattgCACTGGAATCCAATTTTATCAAGTATTGGTAATTGTAATGTACTTTCAATTGCTAAAGATATTGAAACAATAAATTTGCTTAGTAATTGGATAGAAGATATGGactataaattatataaaattaatacaattgatttttattatgattcggttgaattatcaaattattttataaaattacattcaataacaaaaaattcaaatggcTTTTATTTTGTACCATTTTTAAAGGCATTTGCTGAAAGTAAtatcaatgattttaaatattttgacTCTTTGGGTCttaaaattggaaattattTACATAAAGTactattttctttaaataaaagattattaaatgaagatgatgaattaaTATACCAAGAATATAATACAATgttcaattttatattagATAGTCAAATGGGTGATCCTTCTAATGATCTTTACAAATTAGTTGAATATATAGCTAACAATGGTTATTATAAAGATgatcaatataataatagaacCAATTCAAATGAACATATAAAGTTTAATCtctcaaaaattaaaatcaatttaaataaagaattaattaaagatttattatcaaaaacattaaattataatttatcatcaaaaacattaaattataatttatcaagATTGGTTGTCGAGAATTTAATCTTTACAAATAAAGAGTTGGATTtcaatataaaatcaaataaatatgacccattatttattaatttaataattattcaaataaataaatgtagagaaataattaaaataaataataataataataataataataataataataataataataataataataataataataataataataataataataattataataataataataataataataattataataataataatagtattgaaGACTCTTTTAAAACACAGCaagcaaatttaaaaatttatttaagatTATTagaagttttattttattgtaattttagaaattatgAAAAAGGAGAggattttgaaataattaacCAAATGTATgatgttttaattgaaaatcaatatgaatttcaaattgaaaataaacaattaaaactattcttaatatttaaaagatcaCCAATATTgtatgaatatttaaaagataaaggAGATATtcataaaacaattaaaaaaactattaaaacaATATCTTTAGAATTCATTCAACAATCAccatttgatgatttaattgattcggTTATATATCGTCCATATAAAGAAGAAGTAGAAATATTTGGTTACTCAAAATGTCAGGGAGTTATTCAACGTAATTTACAACTATTCATTTTactaaaaagaaaagatttatttttaaaagagttGGAATTAATTGGTTCAGGTGGTAAAGAAGAATTGaattttccaaaatttataattaaatggTGCTGTCTTAATTTAGAATTAACatcaataaattatatatttaaagtAATCAAGAGTGAAAAGTCTTTAAAtgaggattttttttttaactattaCAGGCCAACTAAAATATCAGAATTTTGTCTAGTATCATTACAATTgggtaaaattgaaattacaaaattatcattcacaattttaaataattattttacacATTTTAGTTCATATGTACAAGAGTActatcaaaattttaaagacCAGGTTGAAAATTATAGCGAACatgattatttaatcaaCAGAAATTCATTAGCCGAACTACTACATGGCATTATTGGAGGATTAAAGCAAGCTAAAGAGTATGCCTATATGTAATTaatgttcaaaaaaaaataaaaaaaaaaatttaaataacaaactaaaaatagaataactAAAGAGTggattttttgataaaaaaaaaaaaataaaaaaataaaaaaaataataaaaaaaaataaaaaaataaaaatttcaaaaaaaaaaaaaaaaaaaaataaaataaaattcaacaaGAGATTTATCGttaccattaattaattttttttttttttatttttttttttttttttggttttttaaaaataaattgtataCAAAagggataataataaaaaaataaataaataataaataaaaaacaaacaaataaaaaaaaaatggcagATAAAAGAGTACCATCAGTTCTAGTATCATCACTTCGTGTTGGTATGGGAAGCACATACCTAAAAACAAGAAAAGATGACACTGACAAGAATGATAAAGATAGacaaaaagaagaattaaGACAAAgagaattaaaatcattagaaaagaaatctggtattaaatttgaagatacctcaattgaaaatgataaagaattattaaaattaaagaatagattaataaatgaagaagaagaggaaaataataaaacatcaactacaactacaactacaacatcaAATATAAAGAAGAGAAAAGGTATAGACGATGATGATACAGATAGCGAtgatagtgatagtgatagtgatgatgatgatgatgatgatgatgataacaATGGTTCaaagaataaatttaaaaaagttgataAAGATCATTCAGATAAtagtgaaaataatgattcagATGACTCTGATGATTCAGATGAttcagatgatgaagaagaattaatgaaagaacttgaaaaaattaaaaaagaaaaagcagaacaacaaaagaaaaaagaattagaGAGCCAACaagaattagaaaaagagCGTTTAGAAAGAGTCGCTCATGGTAAtcctttattaaataataccaatagtaataataacaataataatagtagtggtgaTTATtctataaagaaaaagtatgtaatatttaatttattatttcatgtttggtttagtattattattaacatttttcttttttttttctattgaAATAGTTGGTTTGACGATggtgtttttaaaaatcaagcTAGAGATGAACCCGTTGTAAAGAAGAGATTTATTAATGATACAACTAGAAGTGATTTTGCTAAAAAATTCTTatcaaaatatataaaataaattatttaattttttaaaaaaaaaaaacaaaattgtAGAAAAGAGACAGGAGatttgttaaaattttattgactattattattatttattttattattgactattattattattattattaaaaggtacaatttttaaatcactACTACTTGGATCACCAAAAAGGATTTCAAAACTATTTGAGTGCTTAAGATTTCCATCAATACTAGAGGCACCTATGTCGATATTCTCTTCttctaaaatatattttataacatcaccaataaaatgattaataTATGAGTCCAATATGTCAAATCTAATAGTTTCTCTAATTTCTGACAGAGTTCTTCCTGGtgaatcatttgaattaattctaTCACATATTGATGAAGTTAGAACTGTCAAACATTCATTAGACTCACAACCTAGATCTCTATTTAACCTTAAAATTGGAGaaactaaataaatattacctaataattattttaattagaacaaacttttgtttttgattttgattttttttttttttttttttttcttctaaaaataaaattaaatatatattatttaccaAAATCTGTATCCtttgaaatttcttttattatatcattattaaattctccTTTATAAAGTTCATTGAAAAAACATTTTGCTTCTTTTTCCATATCATAAAcatctaaaataaataaatttttaaatgaagtgaatttaccttttttaaaattatcattttctttttttttttttttggaaataaaaaaaaacatatatatattttaatattaattatattttaaacctattataatttaataatcaattgattattacatacttgtttttttctggtgaaattttaatatttcgatcattgattttataactttaatattcttattattattattattattattattattattattattattattattattattattattattattattattattattattattattattattattattgttatcgttattgttattaatactttcaattttgatttttagattatcaaattctttttcaacATTAAATGAGTTAATAGGtgatttattgttattattaaaggtTGGGACAAGTATTTTTGAAGGTTCtgatttatatatattatcatttttaaattcatttattgaattaaaaaatttttcatttctgTCATCTTCGTTGGTTGAATGATAATAAAGTATAATATCTAATTCTGGATATAGAGGAAGAATTGAATAAACTTTTCGATGAAATGAATATATATTACTAAAGGTAAAACATTCAGtgcctttttttaaaaatgattttttaatttctattatattttgattttttaattcattttcattttcattgaaaattaaaCATATCACTTTTCTATTTCCAGGTTTTTCTTTATaagtttcaattttattattactattagtaTTAACTTGGCTATTTGAATTAAAGATTATTGATCCACTTGATTGTGAaccaaaaaatatattaaaattgtcaaataattgattttttaagtTATATGGaatcatttggtaatttttctTCAAAAGAgtttctaaattatttaaattaccaaaataCTTTGTAATGTAATTATCTAAAATAATACCCTTCATTTTAACAATCTTATTTGATAATActtctttatcatttgattctAATGTATCACATAGTAATTCTAAAAATGGTGAAGCTTCACCATTaattgttgtagttgttacaattgtagttgtagtagttgttgtattatcattaattctatatgatgaagatgttgttgtagtagtagttgaattattattattaatattattatttgcgttattattattattattattattattattactattaatataattattattattattcaaataatcaaataataaatgtgaatgtataaatgaaatatcttaaaaataaataaattagtatcttaaaattattattattattattattattatttaaaatttacaaatgataattatttaaaaatacttaCTATCCATTGTTGGTAggtttaatatttcattgGGAGAATTATAAagttgaaataatttttctaatgggttattattattattgttattgttattattataaaataaatctaaaataaatatcttttccCATGATAGCATTACTCCTTTTTTGAAATGTaaattttcttaaaattatttagtttgaaaaaaaaaaaaaaaatattttggtaattattttatatataaattgttgagaaaattaaaaaaaatatacatacTGAATTCATcttcttttgtttttaataaacctatcaaactatttaaaaaaaattttatttcacgGGTTATTTTAGAACCTTGATATATTTCAACTAATGATgaaagtttaattttattatcttctAATTGGTATGGCccataaatataaaataaaaacattgcTTTTGTATTATCAGACTTTAGATCTTTtacaattgttttaaatacatttcttaaatcatcatttatATTATCGAAACAAATGACTTCAAATCCAAATGGAGTTAaagtttcttttaattttaatttattgctTATTGCATTCATATCATTTACATTCCAAACAATGAtataacaaattttttttataatttttgataTGTGTtcctttaatatttaaaattaaaaaaagagtatAAGTAtttgaaagaaaagaaaagaaaaaaaaaaaaaaaaaaaaaattaccaaaacattatttttaatatcactgtttttattattctctaATTGGCTTGCGTCACCTtctatattcatttttttattttattgaattatcttataataaagaaaaaaataagagtagaaaaaaaaaaaaaaaaaaatataaggaaaaaaaaaaattaaaaaattaaaaattaaaaattaaaaattaaattaaaaataaattcattttttaattttgggtAAAATTGATTGGGGAATCAATTGGGGTGGGTGGGAATGGGGGAccactaaaaataaaaaataaaatttgttatcatttttaataaaaaaatccaaaaatagtattattattattatcatttttatcatttttattattattatttttatttttattttttaaattatttaaattgaagcaggataattttttaaaaatggagAATCAAAATAAGAAGTTTGTATTGAATCTATTCTAATTTCAAGCAATTCTTTAATGATAAAAGTGAATGAAGGTCTCTTTTTTGGATTTGTTGACCAacataattgaattaaatttgaaagacGAGGATCACAATCGAATGGTAAAGTTGGTCTAAGATTCTCTTctctaattaaatttataaattgcaTTTTACCAAATGAATATTCATCAAATGGGATTTCACCagttaaaattgtaaataaaatcataGCAAAACTATAGGTATCAACTTTTTCAGTATAACTTTCATCTTCAACACCGATGGTTTCTGGTGCCATCCATTGAAAATTACCAAGTAAACCACTTACAGAATAAACTGATTGTTGAGAAAGACCGAAATCAGCGATTTTAGCACAAACTGGTGAATTCTCATCTAAAGATTTCAAGAAAATATTTGGTGAACGTAAATCTCTATGAACAATTGGTGGGTTTTGATTTTGCATATACCCAATACCCTTGGCAATATCAATCATTAAACGTAATTTTAAAGTCCATCCCAATGAAGCATATCTTTCCTTATCTTGACATAAATGATAAAGATCACCATGTTCAACATACTCCATTACCATACGTGGTGGATTATGCATTAAACCATAAAGTTTAACAATATTtggatgatttaaatttgacATAATAAAAACTTCATGTTGAAATTCTTgaaatttttcaataaattcgtcttcattattattatttttaaaattatttgaattatttgaattattgttattatttgaattattgttattatttgaattacataaaattaaagatttaattgcAATATcagatttatttgaaattaatttacctttatgaattaaaccaaaaccaCCTTCACCAATTTGTCTTTCATAGAGTATTTGGTCATCAGTAAAAGTTGgtactttttttaaacatataTCAGGTGCAATATAATCTATACGAACTGGTGTATTTGGATCATTACCACAATAGACATGAGATCTACCATCTTCTAAAGCTGATATACAATCACCTAAATCGAAATGATAAGGTTCAATAGTTGGGTTGAGTTGAATACAATGTGTACATGGTATTGTTCGAGTAACTTCCAAACCTTGATAAGAACCTGATATTAATGtatcaattgtaaataaaagttgttgaaaaaataatgatactGAATGTTCTTTATCAATTGTTGTATTATAAGTTCTAActtgaatatttaatttataactATCATTATCATGTGATTGttcaaatgatttcttttttataaatgttATTAATGCTTGAAGTTTAGGTTTTGCTGTTAAACATAATGATGATACTGTTCtattaattggtaattttttattgttattattttttattggtattgttggtgttgttgttgttggtgttgttgttgaagttgttgatgttgatgttgatgttgttgttgttgttttaattaattcaccactactaccattttgattatttatttttgttaatgttttaattaattcattactactaccattatttttattaatatttctatGACAACCAACACCACAAAattgtgatgatggtgaagaagatgatgatgatgaagatgtaGTAGTGGAAGAGGAAGAAAAAGAAGGAGTTCTTGGTGATGTTGGTGAATATGGAGTTATTGATGACATAGAAAGTGGtgttatattatttgaactTGTTGTACTTGTACTTGTTGTACTTGTTGTTGTgcttgttgttgaggttgaatttgaaatgaatTTTCTATTAACTCttggtgaatttaaaattagtggtggtggttcaaGTGGTGAATAATTTTGTGAATCTGTTAATGATAAACTACAAAGAAATGGTGATAGAGTAGTTGTTGGttcaaaaattgattttttttgtaacaattgttgttgtttaattttatcagatGGTGTTAAAATATCTAATAATACACCATCTTTCCAATaagttttaatatcaataccTTGAATTAAAAGTATTCTTAATAAAAGACGTGCAAAGAAACCTAATGGCATAAAACTAAAATGATAATCACAACCAAATACTTGTACATAGTTATTCTCCATTGCGAGTTTTAGTGGGACCCATTCACgatctttaatttctaaaatcTCTCCAATTGGATCATCAGGTAGTAAAGATGGTATTAAAGATTTTGATAGATTAGGTAACTGATATGAAACTTCGAATTTCTCTAACAATTTCAATAATGATGGCCAAAGTGTTTGTTTATATCGTCCACCCCAAATCGATTGCAAATCCGAGTGATTCAATATACCAAGTTTTATCCAACTATGAGAGAATGTAATAAGCGATGACATTACATCTGCCAACCATTGAGGATCCAACACTACTAAATTATTAAGTTTTGGTGAATCAAAATGTAATATTATACCTAGATTATGTAGAAAATCGGTTgcatctttaatttcatgtggttttaaatatgataatttacattcatttaaataatcatcatAATCAATATATTTCTCTTTTATAGATTGTTGcagttgttgctgctgttgctgatgctgttgttgttgttgttgactaTGTTTTAAATGAGATGAACTTTTTTTACTTGTTAAAGATggcgatgatgatgatgatgaatttaataaggatgatgatgaatttgaagcAGAGTTTGAAATTGACATTCTACCTTGATTAGCACCTCTATTTGATAACCTTTGTTCTAATATTATATAACTACCAggtatatcttttttaattaatcttGATTTTTCAGATTCATGAATTAATCGtttctttaattcttttacACCTTTTCCAGTTACACAAGATACGAAATTAATTACATTCTGTTTTACACGtgaatattttataaaatttgattttaaaattgattctgCCATTGACAATTGTTCAGGTGTACAACTATCAATATGAGTACCaacaaagaaaataattgGTAGAGAAATACCAGATTTCGCTTTAATTTGATGTACCCAATAATTGACCCTCTCTGCAAAATTCGAATCATTAACTctgaaaattaataaatacaatGACTGAGTAGTTAAAAAGAATTGATGAGTTGGATAAAATATTTGTTGACCACCGAAATCCCATGCATAGAATTCAACTTTTTTACTCTTAAAATCATGGATATTAACACCCTCTGTTGATACTGTATCACCAGTTacttgattttcattttttatattcaccATATTGATATTGGAGTTGCTAATACTATTAGAGTTGATTatcgatgatgatgatgatgacgatgataaTGCCGATGACAATGacgataatgatgatgatgatgacgatgatgactttttcttattatattttgaaccaattaataatttacataaTCTAGTTTTACCAACACCTTCTTCACCAACAAACATCAGTTTCACTTTATTCCAAGTTTCGCATGATTTACCTTCTAATATATTCCtacaaaatgataataatttctttgtaCCAAGTTCAACAATACTTGATgggaaattatttaatggattttcatttaataataaaaccttTAACAAAGTTAAATTACAAATCTCTAATGGTATATCATTGATTAAATTATcagataaatttaaattctttagaaatttcaattctgtaatttcaattggtatCTCTGTTATTCTATTATTACTCATATCCAATTCAACCAATTGTGAACacatatttataattgaCATTGGAAATCTagtaatatttgattttgataataataaaaatg comes from Dictyostelium discoideum AX4 chromosome 2 chromosome, whole genome shotgun sequence and encodes:
- the cwc15-2 gene encoding hypothetical protein, yielding MADKRVPSVLVSSLRVGMGSTYLKTRKDDTDKNDKDRQKEELRQRELKSLEKKSGIKFEDTSIENDKELLKLKNRLINEEEEENNKTSTTTTTTTSNIKKRKGIDDDDTDSDDSDSDSDDDDDDDDDNNGSKNKFKKVDKDHSDNSENNDSDDSDDSDDSDDEEELMKELEKIKKEKAEQQKKKELESQQELEKERLERVAHGNPLLNNTNSNNNNNNSSGDYSIKKNWFDDGVFKNQARDEPVVKKRFINDTTRSDFAKKFLSKYIK
- a CDS encoding hypothetical protein (Similar to plasmodium falciparum. asparagine-rich antigen) — its product is MNIEGDASQLENNKNSDIKNNVLEHISKIIKKICYIIVWNVNDMNAISNKLKLKETLTPFGFEVICFDNINDDLRNVFKTIVKDLKSDNTKAMFLFYIYGPYQLEDNKIKLSSLVEIYQGSKITREIKFFLNSLIGLLKTKEDEFKNLHFKKGVMLSWEKIFILDLFYNNNNNNNNNNPLEKLFQLYNSPNEILNLPTMDNISFIHSHLLFDYLNNNNNYINSNNNNNNNNNNANNNINNNNSTTTTTTSSSYRINDNTTTTTTTIVTTTTINGEASPFLELLCDTLESNDKEVLSNKIVKMKGIILDNYITKYFGNLNNLETLLKKNYQMIPYNLKNQLFDNFNIFFGSQSSGSIIFNSNSQVNTNSNNKIETYKEKPGNRKVICLIFNENENELKNQNIIEIKKSFLKKGTECFTFSNIYSFHRKVYSILPLYPELDIILYYHSTNEDDRNEKFFNSINEFKNDNIYKSEPSKILVPTFNNNNKSPINSFNVEKEFDNLKIKIESINNNNDNNNNNNNNNNNNNNNNNNNNNNNNNNNNNNNNNKNIKVIKSMIEILKFHQKKTNVYDMEKEAKCFFNELYKGEFNNDIIKEISKDTDFGNIYLVSPILRLNRDLGCESNECLTVLTSSICDRINSNDSPGRTLSEIRETIRFDILDSYINHFIGDVIKYILEEENIDIGASSIDGNLKHSNSFEILFGDPSSSDLKIVPFNNNNNNSQ
- the qkgA-2 gene encoding ROCO family protein kinase (Similar to LRR); this encodes MDLEQDEWMSQRQRQQQMEFSRIGIEVIGSKKDLIVNSMKNHETTLTIINETYRIVYYDQYESKFTSCNIITFDGKDKRSIKKMKRVVQKLSNESTNSSHQFDLHSHALLQSSSSSSSSSTSSSPSLTSSPSSPISTSPPYHSSPQLLEHLLHQQQPITSVGSKPSFFVIINLYNDDRQSYMSEIVSFAGSFQFIEWRNDESWKEVFKLSSNLLTYHVKKNELARACTLGDINLLDEIILSGCSKSQLKEAQGAGYTIVFNSYTSYSSGSSLVVSGTMALLCAIVENGTFLLLSKSNITRFPMSIINMCSQLVELDMSNNRITEIPIEITELKFLKNLNLSDNLINDIPLEICNLTLLKVLLLNENPLNNFPSSIVELGTKKLLSFCRNILEGKSCETWNKVKLMFVGEEGVGKTRLCKLLIGSKYNKKKSSSSSSSSLSSLSSALSSSSSSSSIINSNSISNSNINMVNIKNENQVTGDTVSTEGVNIHDFKSKKVEFYAWDFGGQQIFYPTHQFFLTTQSLYLLIFRVNDSNFAERVNYWVHQIKAKSGISLPIIFFVGTHIDSCTPEQLSMAESILKSNFIKYSRVKQNVINFVSCVTGKGVKELKKRLIHESEKSRLIKKDIPGSYIILEQRLSNRGANQGRMSISNSASNSSSSLLNSSSSSSPSLTSKKSSSHLKHSQQQQQQHQQQQQQLQQSIKEKYIDYDDYLNECKLSYLKPHEIKDATDFLHNLGIILHFDSPKLNNLVVLDPQWLADVMSSLITFSHSWIKLGILNHSDLQSIWGGRYKQTLWPSLLKLLEKFEVSYQLPNLSKSLIPSLLPDDPIGEILEIKDREWVPLKLAMENNYVQVFGCDYHFSFMPLGFFARLLLRILLIQGIDIKTYWKDGVLLDILTPSDKIKQQQLLQKKSIFEPTTTLSPFLCSLSLTDSQNYSPLEPPPLILNSPRVNRKFISNSTSTTSTTTSTTSTSTTSSNNITPLSMSSITPYSPTSPRTPSFSSSSTTTSSSSSSSSPSSQFCGVGCHRNINKNNGSSNELIKTLTKINNQNGSSGELIKTTTTTSTSTSTTSTTTPTTTTPTIPIKNNNNKKLPINRTVSSLCLTAKPKLQALITFIKKKSFEQSHDNDSYKLNIQVRTYNTTIDKEHSVSLFFQQLLFTIDTLISGSYQGLEVTRTIPCTHCIQLNPTIEPYHFDLGDCISALEDGRSHVYCGNDPNTPVRIDYIAPDICLKKVPTFTDDQILYERQIGEGGFGLIHKGKLISNKSDIAIKSLILCNSNNNNNSNNNNNSNNSNNFKNNNNEDEFIEKFQEFQHEVFIMSNLNHPNIVKLYGLMHNPPRMVMEYVEHGDLYHLCQDKERYASLGWTLKLRLMIDIAKGIGYMQNQNPPIVHRDLRSPNIFLKSLDENSPVCAKIADFGLSQQSVYSVSGLLGNFQWMAPETIGVEDESYTEKVDTYSFAMILFTILTGEIPFDEYSFGKMQFINLIREENLRPTLPFDCDPRLSNLIQLCWSTNPKKRPSFTFIIKELLEIRIDSIQTSYFDSPFLKNYPASI